The Rosa rugosa chromosome 1, drRosRugo1.1, whole genome shotgun sequence genomic sequence AGAAGGACCCTAGTCACCCTACAACATTCTATCTTAACCTACAGAGTTCAGAAGCATCACAAAAGGAACAATGGGACAAGGCCAAGAAGTATTCAAGACCAAAACTGAGGATGTCCAAGTTGAAATCCAGGTAATTTCTTTCCCTGTTTAATAGGAAATATATTTAAAGACATAGTAAAAGTTTTTATGAAGCACCAATCACTCTTGGATTTGCAGGAGAGGGGGGAAATATTCTTCTTTTACAGGCCAAAGGTGAACAAAGAAGAGGCTCACAGTCCAGACGATGTGCAACGTTTGTACATAGTTTTGAGGCCAGAGTCTGGTGAGAGATCAATCGAAGAGAAGCAAGACCCAGATTCAGGAAAGGAAGGGGCAAAGAGGAAGGGGTCAGATTCTGGGGATGAAGTAGGTTCTGGTGGTAGTGAAAGTGAAGGTGGACATGGGAAGCAGGAGGTGAACATTGAGAAGCAACCATTGCTGAGGTTCATAGTGATGGGAAGGAAAAGCCTTCCTGATCCAAGCAAGAAGAGTAGACCTTATTGGGGCTTTGTGGAGTTGGTCACCACAAATATAGATGATGTCAAGTCTTCCCTGCAAGGAGGTATGTGTTTTGCCTTACTTCATACACTTTTCATTCAAGTAATGTGTTAGGATTGTAGTCGGGAAAGAGGATGAGAAAAGGAGTTAGGTTTAGGATTGGTCAGACTTCGATCACCCCCAATCAAATAGGAAGTGCTAGACTCAACCAAATTTGCTTACCAAATGATAGGGTGATAACCAGGAGAGAAAAAATTGATGTGATAACAAGTGTCCGAGTTGGCTGTGTTCCATCGTTTAGTACCAAAATTTGTCTTGGGTAGTAGTGTCCGATTCCGAACTATCTGTTCCTTCTTATAGATAATGAACAAATGAGATATCAACACACCATTGGTTTAAGTATTGCAATACTGCAATTTTGACCAAACAACTAGGTAACAATCAACTTAATGTACACACATGGCAAGAGTAAGTTCGATTTGTAATATGTTACGAGTAACAATATTAATCATAATCTTTCCATAACAGAGGAGCATGATACTAAAACCAGAGGACACAGACATACATCAGCAGCAAGGGCACTTGGAGAAGGCATTTATCGCATTCTAAGGCATAAAGAGGGAAAGAAGAAACCCCACACTCATTTGATCTACAAGCTTGAGTTTCCACCTGAAGACGAGTGCAATCAGCCTCAGGAGTCACTAAACATTAAGCATGAAGGCTCATTTCATATTCAAATAAAGAACCCAGAGCAACATGGCAGCAGTACTTCACAGTACAGAGGGATGCAGAGCAAGCGCAGGGCAGTGTTTCCTGCTCACTTACAAGGCCAATTCGGGAAGCTACGGTTCCACCCGGCTGATCCACCCGACTTTTTGAACTACGAAGGTTGTGAATTCTTGCTCATATCGGCTTCGGATCATATAGAAGAGGAGTTGGGGTTAGAGCTTCAATCTGAGAAGGTGGAAGCTGATGAATCGTGTTCTGATTTGATCAAGACTTTTGGGGAGACTGCATCTACTACTCCTCTTCTGAAAGGCACTTGGGTTTGAAAACCCACTGCTCGAGTGCCCCCTTTTTGTTTCCATTGTAAATCTGTTTCCTTTCACCACTAGGAAATGGTCTGTAGTGTTTTTATGCAATTAGCTTTTTTAGGTTACTTTGTGTGGATATTGGGCTCTACTTTGTAGAGTTGTAGAAGTACCTAGTGTGCTGTTTGTGAATGTAATTAGAAGCAAGTATCTTTTATGCAGTTTTTGAAAGTAAGAAACAAGTACCTTTGATGTAATTTGTGCATGTAACTCAGTCTACAAGGTGAAATCTCATCGACAAAGTGATGGACCATGAATATTGTGAAGTAGGAGTATTGTAGACGGAAGGTACCATATAGCTCAAGTATCTTACCAAGCAAAACTCGAGCCAAGAATTGGTAGAAGTGTTTGAAGATGCTGGCACAGCCATAACCAAAAAGAAATTGGCATCCAACTATACAGGGGATCAAGCAGACTTCGAGTCCACTAAACAAAGATACCATatagctgaaattttattttatcaagCAATACTCCAGCGAAGAGTTGGTGGCATGGCCATAACCAAAAGGCATCCATACGGGAGGACTTCGAGTCCACTGAAAAAAGACAACATGTCTAAATGCGCACAGGAATGCTAGCTACGAGCAATTTGATAGTCTCTAAGACACCGGATGCATCTCTTTTTCAGTTTATAACGTCATATTATACAAAAATAAAGTAGAACTTATGCGGAGGAGCTTTCACTGAGAAGGATGATAATGTAAGCAGCACATAACAAACACACTGGACGTTGAGATTCATTTTTACACATGGTTTTGTGGGTGAAATGATAATGATTGACAAAAAATgcttactatttttttttttaacattatctatactattattaagagaagagagtttgtcagccaaaacaaaaaaattttaccaaaatatcccttaaatattaaaaaacatttgaattgaaatatttgagaaagacaaaatggtcaattcacaaataaaagaaaaacaaaagaaatttaacaaaaaaaaatcaaaaataaaatatgtgcagcaattttctccacatt encodes the following:
- the LOC133742306 gene encoding uncharacterized protein LOC133742306 — its product is MGQGQEVFKTKTEDVQVEIQERGEIFFFYRPKVNKEEAHSPDDVQRLYIVLRPESGERSIEEKQDPDSGKEGAKRKGSDSGDEVGSGGSESEGGHGKQEVNIEKQPLLRFIVMGRKSLPDPSKKSRPYWGFVELVTTNIDDVKSSLQGEEHDTKTRGHRHTSAARALGEGIYRILRHKEGKKKPHTHLIYKLEFPPEDECNQPQESLNIKHEGSFHIQIKNPEQHGSSTSQYRGMQSKRRAVFPAHLQGQFGKLRFHPADPPDFLNYEGCEFLLISASDHIEEELGLELQSEKVEADESCSDLIKTFGETASTTPLLKGTWV